In the genome of Magnolia sinica isolate HGM2019 chromosome 2, MsV1, whole genome shotgun sequence, one region contains:
- the LOC131237880 gene encoding uncharacterized protein LOC131237880 → MEKKLSVAFFSLLFLFSFFSSTDGIESPQFTVLHSESDFEIRYYRESSWMTASVRGISFHKATREGFHRLFQYIQGANLNSSRIAMTAPVLTSIVPGAGPLNSSAYAVRLYLPVKFQAVPPLPLPELDLHPGKWVGHCVAVRKFSGFARDSNIVKEAEKLAISLSRSPWAGSTTPEGENAYSIAQYDSPFRIIGRKNEVWVDVDGSETDGCRSRRLEAY, encoded by the exons ATGGAGAAGAAGCTCTCAGTCgctttcttttctctccttttcctcttctctttcttctcatcTACTGATGGAATCGAATCTCCTCAATTCACAGTCCTCCATTCAGAATCCGATTTCGAGATCCGATACTACAGAGAATCTTCGTGGATGACGGCTTCTGTTCGCGGAATTTCCTTTCATAAGGCCACCAGAGAAGGCTTCCACAG ATTGTTTCAGTACATCCAAGGCGCCAATCTCAATTCTTCCCGGATTGCAATGACTGCTCCAGTGTTAACAAGCATCGTCCCAGGGGCGGGCCCGTTGAACTCATCGGCCTACGCCGTCCGGCTCTACTTGCCTGTGAAATTCCAGGCAGTGCCGCCGCTCCCCCTCCCTGAACTGGACCTGCATCCAGGCAAATGGGTGGGCCACTGTGTTGCAGTCAGGAAGTTCTCCGGGTTTGCTCGGGACAGCAACATTGTCAAGGAGGCAGAGAAACTCGCCATCAGCTTGAGCCGATCTCCATGGGCGGGTTCAACCACACCTGAAGGTGAGAATGCTTACTCGATTGCTCAATATGATTCCCCTTTCCGCATTATTGGGCGCAAAAATGAAGTGTGGGTGGATGTTGATGGGTCTGAAACGGATGGTTGCCGATCAAGAAGGTTAGAAGCGTACTGA